A single genomic interval of Sceloporus undulatus isolate JIND9_A2432 ecotype Alabama chromosome 2, SceUnd_v1.1, whole genome shotgun sequence harbors:
- the ZMAT5 gene encoding zinc finger matrin-type protein 5 isoform X2, whose protein sequence is MGKRYFCDYCDRSFQDNLHNRKKHLNGVQHLRAKKVWYDLFRDAAAILQEEQSKKPCRKFLQTGQCDFGSNCRFSHMTEVDLENLNAQVQDERRSREHQQEKTARPPGTIEDWLEKRAKRLRAAEPDRCVSPVPASRFCLLLLCTPTIVGSPHLLRL, encoded by the exons ATGGGGAAGCGCTATTTCTGCGACTATTGTGACCGCTCCTTCCAGGACAACCTCCACAACCGGAAGAAACACCTGAACGGGGTCCAGCACCTCCGAGCCAAGAAGGTCTGGTACGATCTCTTTCGAG ATGCTGCCGCCATCTTACAGGAGGAACAGAGCAAGAAGCCGTGCCGGAAATTCCTCCAAACGG GCCAGTGTGATTTTGGGTCCAATTGCCGCTTTTCGCACATGACCGAAGTGGACTTGGAAAATCTGAATGCACAAGTTCAAG ACGAGAGGCGATCCCGGGAGCACCAGCAGGAGAAGACAGCAAGGCCGCCCGGCACCATCGAGGACTGGCTGGAGAAACGGGCGAAGCGGCTCCGGGCCGCTGAGCCAGACAGGTGTGTCTCACCCGTGCCGGCTTCACGATTTTGTCTACTCCTATTGTGCACTCCTACTAtagtgggctctccacatttgctgaggttataG
- the LOC121923120 gene encoding cytochrome b-c1 complex subunit 9 — protein MRVGGDEAKMALGRQVYNLLFRRTSTFALTIVVGALVFERGFDQGADALFEHLNKGKLWKDIKHKYETADE, from the exons ATGCGCGTTGGCGGGGACGAAGCCAAAATGGCGCTGGGCAGGCAAGTGTACAACCTCCTTTTCCGCCGCACCTCCACCTTCGCCCTCACCATCGTGGTAGGCGCCTTGGTGTTCGAGCGGGGCTTCGACCAAGGCGCCGACGCCCTCTTCGAGCACCTCAACAAAGGG AAACTATGGAAGGACATCAAGCACAAGTATGAGACAGCCGATGAGTGA